The following proteins come from a genomic window of Aspergillus luchuensis IFO 4308 DNA, chromosome 3, nearly complete sequence:
- a CDS encoding FMN-binding negative transcriptional regulator (COG:K;~EggNog:ENOG410PM5K;~InterPro:IPR012349,IPR007396;~PFAM:PF04299) → MYMKEIYTDSTPSTLHTFIQQNPLGVLTTAIPSPLHPLLQSTHIPWVLDIPPPTTTTDDTNNKIKLRGHIARANPQCAAILDSLATQSEAILPTEVLILFTSPYHSYITPHFYTTTKPQTGKVAPTWNYAAVQVYGRVRIYNPRSEGEGGQQASMFLNKQLRDLSAHCEGNIMGYTTTSTSDTHNNPEEKSCPRAWTVDEAPEAYINILKKNIVGIEVTVERMEGKFKMSQERGEGDREGILRGLDGMGGDVARGVAGMVYLIRHVPSEHS, encoded by the exons ATGTACATGAAAGAAATCTACACCGActccaccccctcaaccctccACACCTTCATCCAACAAAACCCTCTCGGCGTactcaccaccgccattccctcccctctacACCCGTTACTCCAATCCACCCACATCCCCTGGGTTCTCgacatccctcctcccaccaccaccactgatGATACCAACAACAAGATCAAACTCCGCGGCCACATCGCCCGCGCCAATCCCCAATGCGCCGCCATCCTCGACTCCCTAGCCACCCAATCTGAGGCCATCCTCCCCACCGaagtcctcatcctctttaCCTCCCCTTACCACAGCTACATCACCCCGCACttctacaccaccaccaagcccCAGACCGGCAAAGTCGCCCCAACATGGAACTACGCCGCCGTGCAAGTCTACGGCCGCGTGCGGATCTATAATCCCCGTtcggaaggggaagggggtcAACAGGCCTCGATGTTTCTGAATAAACAGCTTCGTGATCTCTCGGCGCATTGTGAGGGGAATATCATGGGGTATACAACCACCAGCACTAGTGATACTCATAACAACCCGGAGGAGAAATCATGCCCACGAGCATGGACCGTCGACGAAGCGCCAGAAGCATACATCAACATcctgaagaagaacatcgTCGGTATCGAAGTGACAGTGGAGCGCATGGAGGGGAAGTTCAAGATGAGCCAGGaacgaggggaaggggatcgGGAAGGGATACTGAGGGgtttggatgggatgggaggggatgtTGCGAGGGGAGTGGCGGGGATG GTGTATCTGATCAGACATGTTCCTTCGGAGCATTCCTAG
- a CDS encoding uncharacterized protein (COG:S;~EggNog:ENOG410PS88;~InterPro:IPR022596,IPR023041;~PFAM:PF11710,PF11970;~TransMembrane:7 (n2-10c17/18o47-69i89-111o131-153i165-187o214-234i260-280o292-313i)): MLSLAIQSLLYEADAHAANPALQRRSSSSSTQGEAVMSPLPSLQTKGLIVISALATVSLICTLSLLTFFTYRFIFWKRHYKRYIGYNQYVVLMFNLILADFIQSLGFIISLRWIQTNSVTAADPACFLQGIWLQIGDPMSGLFVLAIAAHTFMHVTLGYQISHRLFVSIICGLWLFGVITTVIPIAAHGRYVWYPAVAWCWMTPKYESMRLWTHYFWIFASEFFTVVLYAIMFLQLRKRIAESAILGEHNSESLTRLKRVIFHMALYPVVYICLTLPLAAGRMASASGHSPSVLYFCFAGSFMTLCGFCDSLMYTLSRRSVVLEPEARIHGSSNKYSSRPNKSSVAHHYGNSIDGKGPTNTTIARGRSDSTEEMIGKDGLELAPMGVVLQHTTIEVTHEAAYDSASSNLSGQRERSSIYH, encoded by the exons ATGCTGTCCCTGGCGATCCAGTCCTTACTGTACGAGGCAGACGCCCATGCGGCTAATCCGGCCCTGCAGCGTCGCTCGTCCTCGTCGAGTACCCAGGGCGAGGCTGTTATGAGCCCACTGCCGAGTTTGCAGACCAAGGGCTTGATTGTTATCTCAGCGCTGGCCACCGTCTCACTCATTTGTACTCTTTCCTTGTTGACTTTCTTTACCTATCGTTTTATTTTCTGGAAACGCCACTACAAACGTTACATCGGTTACAACCAATATGTCGTGCTCATGTTCAACCTCATTCTGGCTGACTTCATCCAAAGTCTGGGCTTTATCATCAGTCTGCGATGGATCCAGACCAACTCGGTGACGGCCGCAGACCCTGCATGCTTCTTGCAGGGCATCTGGCTGCAGATTGGTGATCCCATGAGTGGTCTGTTCGTGCTCGCCATTGCTGCGCACACTTTCATGCACGTCACCTTGGGCTACCAGATCTCACACCGTCTTTTTGTTTCCATCATTTGTGGGCTCTGGCTCTTTGGGGTTATAACGACTGTCATTCCGATCGCAGCACACGGTCGGTACGTCTGGTATCCGGCTGTAGCCTGG TGCTGGATGACCCCCAAGTACGAGTCGATGCGTCTGTGGACTCACTACTTTTGGATTTTCGCCTCGGAGTTCTTCACCGTCGTCCTCTACGCGATCATGTTCCTTCAACTGCGCAAGAGGATCGCCGAGTCAGCCATCCTGGGCGAGCACAACTCCGAAAGTCTGACCCGACTCAAGCGTGTCATTTTCCACATGGCGTTATATCCCGTTGTGTATATCTGCCTTACCTTACCTCTTGCCGCAGGTCGAATGGCTTCTGCCAGTGGCCATTCCCCCAGCGTTCTCTACTTCTGCTTTGCTGGATCCTTCATGACTCTGTGTGGCTTCTGTGATTCCCTCATGTACACACTGAGTCGCCGCAGCGTGGTGCTGGAGCCCGAAGCCAGGATccatggcagcagcaacaaataCTCCAGCCGACCGAACAAATCGTCGGTCGCACACCACTATGGCAACAGTATCGATGGCAAGGGACCGACCAACACCACGATTGCGCGCGGCCGCAGCGATTCCACCGAGGAGATGATCGGCAAGGATGGGTTGGAGCTGGCCCCGATGGGAGTGGTGCTGCAGCACACGACGATCGAGGTCACCCATGAGGCGGCCTATGACTCTGCATCAAGCAATCTAAGTGGCCAACGCGAGCGAAGCAGCATCTACCATTAG
- a CDS encoding uncharacterized protein (TransMembrane:1 (o20-37i)), with protein sequence MPNPSLSYGNGMSSGAKSRNTAFLTMFAVISGALLTFRMQSPRKEQRYSPEGDQQAIDGENKLGRSMFVSDGDREAVRGGKPGEPKVGRAPHEGLGGR encoded by the exons ATGCCGAACCCAAGTCTAAGTTACGGAAATGGCATGTCATCCGGAGCCAA GTCCCGGAATACCGCCTTCCTAACCATGTTCGCGGTTATCTCCGGCGCCTTGCTCACATTCCGGATGCAGTCGCCACGCAAGGAGCAGAGATACTCTCCCGAGGGAGACCAGCAGGCTATTGACGGGGAGAATAAACTTGGGCGCTCGATGTTCGTCTCTGATGGGGATCGGGAGGCTGTTAGGGGTGGGAAGCCTGGGGAACCGAAGGTTGGTCGTGCGCCGCATGAGGGGTTGGGTGGTCGGTGA